Proteins encoded by one window of Porphyromonas vaginalis:
- a CDS encoding cupin domain-containing protein: MEQTINHIGNEISTLGKVVDNKELMLVHLQLKSGEQIPSHDHKGQEVYFTIVKGTVEVTLDDTEVHRISTGTVLHFPGEAHVGVNAMEDSDFFVYLINRQ, from the coding sequence ATGGAACAAACAATCAATCATATCGGCAATGAAATCAGCACCTTAGGCAAGGTTGTTGACAACAAAGAACTCATGCTGGTACACCTGCAATTGAAAAGCGGAGAACAAATTCCCTCACACGACCATAAAGGACAGGAAGTATACTTCACTATAGTGAAAGGAACTGTGGAAGTTACTCTTGACGATACCGAGGTACATCGTATCAGCACAGGTACCGTTCTACATTTCCCCGGTGAAGCTCATGTAGGCGTAAATGCCATGGAAGATAGTGATTTTTTCGTTTACCTCATCAACAGACAATAA